A window of Pedococcus aerophilus contains these coding sequences:
- a CDS encoding lysophospholipid acyltransferase family protein yields the protein MAATKSATKKATAKKATTKKATATKATAKAAAPRRGALAAGAARASGERAKRRSTPLIQSPAPTATTASAPAAPTAPTAEPEVIAATASEVAATPAPGGPTAKHRPRPVAKAVPSRKAVARSGARTAKPAKTVRPASRRPSKRSEPIAPAEASPRPARVLKAVPDDAVLPPEISVPTPDRSSRSVAPGVEELLTAGIAAVRVAAEAAGISPEDVERHLASMLSYVRRRITGDYAVDEFGFDEDFTRHFYLPVLRPLYRSWFRVEVRGIENIPATGGGLVVANHSGTIAMDSLMTQVAVHDEHPAHRHLRMLGADLVFQTPVVGQVARKSGSTLAANPDAERLLSNGELCGVWPEGFKGVGKPFSERYKLQRFGRGGFVSAALRTGAPIIPCSIVGAEEIYPIIGNMKAVARLFGAPYAPITPTWPLLGPLGLIPLPSKWIIEFGRPVETADLGPGAADDPMLVFDLTDQVRETIQQTLYSLLMQRRSVFF from the coding sequence ATGGCAGCGACGAAGTCCGCCACGAAGAAGGCGACCGCGAAGAAGGCGACCACGAAGAAGGCGACCGCGACGAAGGCGACCGCGAAGGCCGCCGCACCGCGCCGGGGCGCCCTGGCCGCAGGAGCGGCCCGTGCCTCGGGCGAGCGCGCCAAGCGCCGCAGCACCCCGCTCATCCAGTCGCCTGCACCGACCGCCACGACGGCGTCGGCACCGGCCGCGCCGACCGCACCGACGGCTGAGCCCGAGGTCATTGCTGCGACGGCGTCCGAGGTCGCCGCGACGCCGGCGCCGGGAGGTCCCACCGCCAAGCACCGTCCTCGTCCGGTGGCCAAGGCCGTTCCGAGCCGCAAGGCGGTGGCCCGCTCCGGGGCACGCACCGCCAAGCCGGCGAAGACGGTCCGCCCGGCGTCCCGACGCCCGTCCAAGCGCTCCGAACCGATCGCCCCCGCCGAGGCGTCACCGCGTCCCGCCAGGGTGCTCAAGGCCGTCCCCGACGACGCCGTGCTGCCTCCCGAGATCAGCGTCCCGACCCCTGACCGCAGCTCGCGCAGCGTGGCCCCCGGTGTCGAAGAGCTGCTCACCGCCGGCATCGCCGCCGTGCGGGTCGCTGCCGAGGCCGCAGGCATCTCGCCCGAGGACGTGGAGCGCCACCTCGCGTCGATGCTGTCCTACGTCCGCCGCCGGATCACCGGCGACTACGCCGTCGACGAGTTCGGCTTCGACGAGGACTTCACGAGGCACTTCTACCTCCCCGTGCTCCGACCGCTGTACCGCTCGTGGTTCCGGGTCGAGGTCCGCGGCATCGAGAACATCCCTGCCACCGGCGGCGGCCTGGTGGTCGCCAACCACTCGGGCACGATCGCCATGGACTCCCTGATGACCCAGGTGGCGGTCCACGACGAGCACCCGGCGCACCGCCACCTGCGCATGCTCGGCGCCGACCTGGTCTTCCAGACGCCGGTCGTCGGCCAGGTCGCCCGCAAGTCGGGCTCGACGCTCGCCGCGAACCCCGACGCCGAGCGGCTGCTGTCCAACGGTGAGCTGTGCGGCGTCTGGCCGGAGGGCTTCAAGGGTGTCGGCAAGCCGTTCAGCGAGCGCTACAAGCTCCAGCGCTTCGGCCGTGGCGGGTTCGTCTCCGCCGCCCTGCGCACCGGTGCGCCGATCATCCCGTGCTCGATCGTCGGCGCCGAGGAGATCTACCCGATCATCGGCAACATGAAGGCCGTCGCCCGGCTGTTCGGCGCCCCCTACGCGCCGATCACGCCGACCTGGCCGCTGCTCGGCCCGCTCGGGCTGATCCCGCTGCCCAGCAAGTGGATCATCGAGTTCGGGCGCCCGGTGGAGACCGCCGACCTCGGGCCCGGTGCCGCGGACGACCCCATGCTCGTCTTCGACCTCACCGACCAGGTGCGCGAGACCATCCAGCAGACCTTGTACTCGCTGCTCATGCAGCGTCGCTCCGTCTTCTTCTGA
- a CDS encoding M36 family metallopeptidase — MKTSRKHSIAVGVCLLTAAATALPLSSAAGAPAALPAAADGAAAALPGLGDTVDALTQTLDTRAVDRPVVPTTAAKKALTTLLSRSGPGARATWDERFGTLRSLRGPAPLTAPASGAAVSIARGWVRGNAAAFGLSTGQVDSLAVLRDHTLPGAGTHTVTFVQTTGGVAAARGGRLNIAVTKDGRVLSYAGDPTPGASLTGGWVLGETGALLATAGVLAPGTAWSPKADGTQAGYTTFAKGPFGGPSYVKKVTFGTRAGSVAAYKVYFLKSTTQAWEVVVDGTTGRILYRASVVQHAEDPQGTVYDNYPGAARGGTPRQQSFGPTAQSPKGWVDPTGVAGTGVTTFGNNADTYANWSNFLAPVDNAPRPVSPTGNFSYVYTNQWAATKGQTAPPSYAQDLNPAATNLFFQHNRIHDEYYALGFTETAGNFQLDNGSNGGMGGDPIRGLVQAGAASGGSPTYTGRDNAYMLTLDDGIPPWSGMFLWEPIDDAFEGPHRDGSFDMSVIQHEYTHGLSTRYVAGGSALGSHQAGSMGEGWSDWYALNHGFRTGLLTKPVVGDYVTGNATRGIRNWNYDQNPTTFGDMGYDLTGPEVHADGEIWTATLWDLRKALVTRYGAAKGADVAARLVTDGMPLTAPDPSFLDARDGILTADLDRYHGENTDLIWSVFAKRGAGASAKSATGDDTDPKPGFDHPSAARNGTAAVTVLNATTGRAVPNAKVILGRFEARVSPLTRTGGSGGATIKAVAGTYPLTIQAPGFGVQTIDGFAVAAGTNSARTIRLAPNLASTAAGATVVSASSQDDGAPAKFAFDDTAASVWATRAGTAPYNDGPDERVTVKLAAPATVSSVRVSAFKATNASRFAALKGFTVQTSTDGVSWKTARTGGFAYAAPRPTAPDLNFRTFALATPVKAAYVRFFVDSVQGNTATQAQVADIEVFGSGAVVQNGSVTPDAPFTDSGTITAPNPAAGDVTGLQNVFGVTGTEMNTACTFPPATQGVDGWVSKFPAGFSDGLHSVSVKGTSDADATLGHDLDLYFLDSSCQPTGSVATAAADESAVIPPGSVYLVTHLYTGADVQVAVTAVDNR, encoded by the coding sequence ATGAAGACGTCCCGCAAGCACTCCATCGCCGTGGGGGTGTGCCTGCTGACCGCAGCGGCCACCGCGCTCCCCCTGTCCTCTGCGGCCGGCGCACCCGCAGCCCTTCCCGCCGCCGCCGACGGCGCCGCCGCGGCACTGCCAGGCCTCGGAGACACCGTCGACGCGCTGACGCAGACGCTCGACACCCGCGCCGTGGACCGGCCGGTCGTGCCGACCACGGCCGCGAAGAAGGCCCTGACCACGCTGCTGTCGCGCAGCGGCCCGGGGGCACGCGCCACCTGGGACGAACGCTTCGGCACCCTGCGCTCCCTGCGCGGCCCCGCTCCCCTCACCGCCCCTGCGAGCGGGGCGGCCGTGTCGATCGCGCGGGGCTGGGTGCGCGGGAACGCTGCGGCTTTCGGCCTCAGCACCGGCCAGGTCGACAGCCTGGCCGTCCTGCGCGACCACACCTTGCCCGGCGCGGGCACCCACACGGTGACGTTCGTCCAGACGACGGGTGGTGTCGCAGCCGCTCGCGGTGGACGGCTCAACATCGCCGTGACCAAGGACGGACGGGTCCTCTCGTATGCCGGCGACCCCACCCCCGGCGCGTCCCTCACCGGCGGGTGGGTGCTCGGAGAGACCGGCGCCCTGCTCGCGACCGCCGGCGTGCTGGCTCCTGGCACCGCCTGGTCCCCGAAGGCCGACGGGACGCAGGCCGGCTACACGACCTTCGCGAAGGGGCCCTTCGGTGGGCCCTCCTACGTCAAGAAGGTCACCTTCGGCACCAGGGCCGGCAGCGTCGCTGCATACAAGGTCTACTTCCTCAAGAGCACGACGCAGGCCTGGGAGGTCGTCGTCGACGGCACGACCGGCCGGATCCTCTACCGCGCCAGCGTGGTCCAGCACGCCGAGGACCCGCAGGGCACGGTCTACGACAACTACCCGGGTGCTGCCAGGGGCGGCACCCCGCGGCAGCAGTCGTTCGGCCCGACGGCCCAGTCCCCGAAGGGATGGGTCGACCCGACCGGCGTCGCCGGCACCGGCGTGACGACGTTCGGCAACAACGCCGACACCTACGCCAACTGGTCGAACTTCCTTGCCCCCGTTGACAACGCGCCACGGCCGGTCTCGCCGACCGGCAACTTCAGCTACGTCTACACGAACCAGTGGGCCGCGACCAAGGGGCAGACGGCCCCGCCGTCCTACGCGCAGGACCTCAACCCTGCCGCGACCAACTTGTTCTTCCAGCACAACAGGATCCACGACGAGTACTACGCGCTCGGCTTCACCGAGACCGCCGGCAACTTCCAGCTGGACAACGGCAGCAACGGTGGGATGGGCGGCGACCCGATCCGTGGCCTCGTCCAGGCCGGTGCGGCCTCAGGCGGCAGCCCGACCTACACGGGTCGCGACAACGCGTACATGCTCACCCTCGACGACGGCATACCGCCGTGGAGCGGCATGTTCCTGTGGGAGCCGATCGACGACGCGTTCGAGGGCCCGCACCGCGACGGCTCGTTCGACATGAGCGTCATCCAGCACGAGTACACGCACGGCCTCTCCACCCGCTACGTCGCAGGCGGCAGCGCCCTCGGGTCGCACCAGGCCGGGTCGATGGGTGAGGGCTGGTCCGACTGGTACGCCCTCAACCACGGCTTCAGGACCGGGCTGCTCACCAAGCCGGTCGTGGGTGACTACGTGACGGGCAACGCCACGCGCGGCATCCGCAACTGGAACTACGACCAGAACCCCACGACCTTCGGCGACATGGGCTACGACCTCACCGGCCCGGAGGTCCACGCCGACGGCGAGATCTGGACCGCCACGCTGTGGGACCTGCGCAAGGCGCTCGTCACGAGGTACGGCGCCGCCAAGGGTGCCGACGTCGCGGCCCGGCTGGTCACCGACGGCATGCCGCTGACCGCGCCGGACCCGTCGTTCCTCGATGCCCGTGACGGCATCCTGACCGCCGACCTCGACCGGTACCACGGCGAGAACACCGACCTGATCTGGTCGGTGTTCGCCAAGCGCGGCGCCGGGGCCTCGGCGAAGTCGGCCACCGGGGACGACACCGACCCGAAGCCGGGCTTCGACCACCCGTCCGCCGCGCGCAACGGCACGGCGGCGGTGACCGTCCTCAACGCGACGACGGGCCGGGCGGTCCCTAACGCCAAGGTCATCCTCGGCCGGTTCGAGGCCCGCGTCAGCCCGCTGACGCGGACCGGCGGCTCGGGTGGCGCCACCATCAAGGCGGTCGCCGGCACCTACCCGCTGACGATCCAGGCGCCCGGGTTCGGCGTCCAGACCATCGACGGGTTCGCGGTCGCCGCAGGCACCAACAGCGCCCGGACCATCCGGCTCGCCCCCAACCTCGCCTCGACGGCGGCAGGGGCCACGGTCGTGAGCGCCTCCAGCCAGGACGACGGGGCCCCGGCGAAGTTCGCCTTCGACGACACCGCCGCGTCCGTCTGGGCGACCAGGGCGGGCACCGCGCCGTACAACGACGGCCCGGACGAGCGGGTCACGGTGAAGCTCGCCGCCCCCGCCACGGTGAGCAGCGTGCGCGTCAGCGCGTTCAAGGCCACCAACGCCTCCCGGTTCGCGGCGCTCAAGGGGTTCACCGTGCAGACCTCCACCGACGGCGTCAGCTGGAAGACGGCCCGCACGGGTGGCTTCGCGTATGCAGCGCCGCGACCCACCGCCCCGGACCTGAACTTCAGGACGTTCGCCCTCGCCACGCCGGTGAAGGCGGCCTACGTGCGGTTCTTCGTCGACTCGGTGCAGGGCAACACGGCCACCCAGGCCCAGGTCGCCGACATCGAGGTGTTCGGCTCCGGCGCGGTGGTCCAGAACGGCTCGGTCACCCCGGACGCGCCCTTCACCGACTCGGGCACCATCACCGCGCCCAACCCGGCAGCCGGTGACGTCACCGGTCTCCAGAACGTCTTCGGTGTCACGGGCACCGAGATGAACACCGCCTGCACCTTCCCGCCGGCGACCCAGGGGGTCGACGGTTGGGTGAGCAAGTTCCCGGCCGGGTTCTCCGACGGGCTGCACTCGGTGTCGGTCAAGGGGACGAGCGACGCGGACGCGACCCTGGGTCACGACCTCGACCTGTACTTCCTCGACAGCAGCTGCCAGCCCACGGGATCGGTCGCCACGGCGGCGGCCGACGAGTCGGCGGTCATCCCGCCGGGCTCGGTCTACCTCGTGACGCACCTGTACACGGGGGCGGACGTGCAGGTGGCGGTCACCGCGGTCGACAACCGCTGA
- the hemC gene encoding hydroxymethylbilane synthase, translated as MSAATAYSTVRKAAQPLTLRLGTRRSALATTQSSWVADQLRAQGHTVDLVTIVTEGDTSTASLSSLGGTGVFAAALRRALLAGEVDFAVHSLKDLPTAPEPGLTIAAVPVREDPRDVLVATDGRTLGELGEGAVVGTGSPRRVAQLAALGMGLSFKDIRGNVDTRIAMVHDGSLDAVVLARAGLARLGRLDDATESIDPLQMLPAPGQGALAVECRADDETTRAALAVLDDADTRACVTAERAVLAALEAGCSAPVGALAEVVEGEDGLELSLRAFVGSVDGSVDLRRSLVGPVTDAPSLGHRLAAVLLKDGADVLGEPEERPPAPAGDQSATRPRASGHSWPPDPPGANGAPPLAAPDRRPENDSTERAT; from the coding sequence GTGAGCGCCGCGACCGCATACTCCACCGTCCGCAAGGCGGCACAGCCGCTGACCCTGCGCCTGGGCACCCGCCGCAGCGCCCTCGCCACGACCCAGTCCTCCTGGGTGGCCGACCAGCTGCGCGCCCAGGGCCACACCGTCGACCTGGTCACCATCGTCACCGAGGGCGACACCTCGACCGCGTCGTTGTCTAGCCTCGGCGGGACGGGCGTCTTCGCGGCTGCCCTGCGCCGCGCCCTGCTCGCCGGCGAGGTGGACTTCGCCGTCCACTCGCTCAAGGACCTGCCCACCGCGCCCGAGCCGGGGCTGACCATCGCCGCCGTGCCCGTCCGCGAGGACCCGCGCGACGTGCTCGTCGCCACCGACGGGCGCACGCTCGGCGAGCTGGGGGAGGGCGCCGTCGTCGGCACCGGGTCCCCGCGTCGCGTCGCCCAGCTGGCCGCGCTCGGGATGGGCTTGTCCTTCAAGGACATCCGCGGCAACGTCGACACCCGCATCGCCATGGTCCACGACGGCTCCCTCGACGCCGTGGTCCTGGCCCGCGCCGGCCTGGCGCGGCTCGGCCGGCTCGACGACGCCACCGAGTCCATCGACCCCCTCCAGATGCTGCCCGCCCCCGGGCAGGGCGCCCTGGCCGTCGAGTGCCGCGCGGACGACGAGACCACGCGAGCCGCGCTCGCCGTCCTCGACGACGCCGACACCCGTGCCTGCGTGACCGCCGAGCGCGCCGTCCTCGCCGCGCTGGAGGCCGGCTGCTCCGCGCCCGTCGGCGCCCTCGCCGAGGTGGTGGAGGGCGAGGACGGCCTCGAGCTGTCGCTGCGTGCCTTCGTCGGGTCGGTCGACGGCTCCGTGGACCTGCGCCGCTCGCTCGTCGGACCCGTCACCGACGCCCCCTCCCTCGGCCACCGCCTGGCTGCCGTCCTGCTCAAGGACGGTGCCGACGTGCTCGGCGAGCCCGAGGAACGACCACCGGCTCCCGCCGGGGACCAGTCGGCCACGCGCCCCCGCGCGTCCGGCCACAGCTGGCCCCCCGACCCACCCGGGGCGAACGGAGCAC
- a CDS encoding NAD-dependent epimerase/dehydratase family protein: protein MADVVLVTGVSRYLGGHFARQLTQDPSVSRVIGVDVIPPPHDIGRAEFVRADIRNPMIGKIIAQSEVDTVVHMNVIATPTHAGGRTSQKEINVIGTMQLLAACQKAPSIRRLVVKSSAAVYGSSPRDPAMFTEDMGPKALPRAGFGKDSVEVEGYVRGFSRRRPDVEISMLRFANIIGPGIRTSLTDYFALPVVPVPFGYDARLQFVHETDAIGALMLATTGPSAGITNISGDGIITVTQAAGMAGRPVLPVPMPAAGIFGLMVKQSGLADFSSDQIQFLAYGRGLDTRRMREVLGFEPAFTTRQAFADYVRGIGSALPGGAALGAAVSGVAGSAANAIGHVWAAGRND, encoded by the coding sequence GTGGCTGACGTCGTCCTCGTGACGGGGGTCTCCCGCTACCTCGGGGGGCACTTCGCCCGCCAGCTGACCCAGGACCCGTCCGTGTCGCGCGTCATCGGTGTCGACGTCATCCCGCCGCCGCACGACATCGGTCGCGCAGAGTTCGTGCGGGCCGACATCCGGAACCCGATGATCGGCAAGATCATCGCGCAGTCCGAGGTCGACACGGTCGTGCACATGAACGTCATCGCGACGCCCACGCACGCCGGCGGCCGGACCTCCCAGAAGGAGATCAACGTCATCGGCACGATGCAGCTGCTCGCTGCGTGCCAGAAGGCCCCGAGCATTCGTCGGCTGGTCGTGAAGTCCTCCGCAGCCGTGTACGGCTCGAGCCCCCGCGACCCGGCGATGTTCACCGAGGACATGGGACCCAAGGCGTTGCCGCGCGCCGGCTTCGGCAAGGACTCGGTCGAGGTCGAGGGCTATGTGCGCGGGTTCTCCCGCCGCCGTCCCGACGTCGAGATCTCCATGCTGCGGTTCGCCAACATCATCGGTCCCGGCATCCGCACCTCGCTCACGGACTACTTCGCGCTGCCCGTGGTCCCCGTGCCGTTCGGGTACGACGCCCGCCTGCAGTTCGTCCACGAGACCGACGCCATCGGCGCGCTCATGCTCGCGACCACCGGTCCGTCCGCCGGGATCACGAACATCTCCGGCGACGGCATCATCACGGTGACCCAGGCCGCCGGCATGGCCGGCCGCCCCGTCCTGCCCGTCCCGATGCCGGCCGCCGGCATCTTCGGGCTGATGGTCAAGCAGTCCGGCCTCGCCGACTTCAGCAGCGACCAGATCCAGTTCCTCGCGTACGGCCGCGGGCTCGACACCCGCCGGATGCGCGAGGTGCTCGGGTTCGAGCCGGCCTTCACCACCCGACAGGCCTTCGCCGACTACGTCCGCGGCATCGGCTCGGCCCTGCCCGGCGGGGCCGCCCTCGGTGCGGCGGTATCCGGCGTGGCCGGCTCCGCCGCCAACGCGATCGGCCACGTGTGGGCGGCAGGGAGGAACGACTGA
- a CDS encoding sigma-70 family RNA polymerase sigma factor, producing MGPATAHFLDQLRVVLSLAGDAGTMDAGPGGSGTGSAARAGFGPGEAPQDFERISALVELAQRGDAEAFGMLYERYVDVVYRYVYVRVGGQQLAEDITSETFLRALRRMDSFSWQGRDIAAWFITIARNLITDNAKSARFRMEVTTADMLDADRSVDAPDQEVLDRLRDERLLTAVKNLKPEQAECVVLRFLQGLTLAETAKVLGKSEGAVKQLQLRAVRSLHRELADAEL from the coding sequence ATGGGACCGGCCACCGCGCACTTCCTCGACCAGCTCCGGGTCGTCCTCAGCCTCGCCGGCGACGCCGGCACCATGGATGCCGGACCGGGCGGGTCCGGCACGGGCTCGGCGGCGCGGGCCGGCTTCGGCCCGGGCGAGGCGCCCCAGGACTTCGAGCGGATCAGCGCGCTCGTCGAGCTCGCGCAGCGGGGCGACGCCGAGGCGTTCGGGATGCTCTACGAACGCTACGTCGACGTGGTCTACCGCTACGTCTACGTCCGGGTCGGCGGTCAGCAGCTCGCCGAGGACATCACGTCCGAGACGTTCCTGCGCGCCCTGCGGCGGATGGACTCCTTCTCGTGGCAGGGCCGCGACATCGCAGCCTGGTTCATCACCATCGCCCGCAACCTCATCACCGACAACGCCAAGTCGGCCCGCTTCCGCATGGAGGTCACCACCGCCGACATGCTCGACGCCGACCGCAGCGTCGACGCCCCCGACCAGGAGGTGCTCGACCGGTTGCGCGACGAACGGCTGCTCACGGCGGTGAAGAACCTCAAGCCCGAGCAGGCCGAGTGCGTCGTGCTGCGTTTCCTCCAGGGCCTCACCCTGGCCGAGACGGCCAAGGTCCTCGGCAAGTCCGAGGGGGCGGTCAAGCAGCTCCAGCTGCGCGCCGTGCGGTCGCTGCACCGGGAGCTCGCCGATGCCGAGCTCTGA
- a CDS encoding 30S ribosomal protein bS22 — translation MGSVIKKRRKRMAKKKHRKLLRKTRHQRRNKK, via the coding sequence ATGGGCTCTGTCATCAAGAAGCGCCGCAAGCGGATGGCGAAGAAGAAGCACCGCAAGCTGCTTCGCAAGACCCGCCACCAGCGTCGCAACAAGAAGTGA
- a CDS encoding glutamyl-tRNA reductase, which yields MSLVVLGLSHHTAPLPLLESMSLDASGRSELAASLFGRDNLSEVTVVSTCNRTEVYAESLTFHGAVTDITDALTEVTGVPRDELREHLYVHYEDRAIAHAFTVACGLDSMAVGEAQILGQMRTSLREAQRAGHAGPSLNTLFQQALRVGKRAHTETGIDAVSVSLVEAGLARAERDLGSLSGLDVLVVGAGGMSSLAATTVARRGARSLTIVNRTLSKAVRLAERTGGRARPLDELHRALAGADVVISCTGSTGVVVDLAGAADAQVLRAGRPQAYVDLALPHDVAPEVDSLNGVSLAGLASLGADLSGGATSSEVQQVADLVIGEVASYLTSRAAETVAPTVAALRSHAADVVAGELSRLEQRLPDLDDTERAEVQLAVHRIVEKLLHTPTVRVKELAVGGHGDGYAQALRELFDLRPGEAATASVPPERGGMP from the coding sequence ATGAGCCTGGTAGTCCTCGGACTGTCCCACCACACCGCGCCTTTGCCGCTGCTCGAGTCGATGTCCCTCGACGCCTCGGGCCGTTCCGAGCTGGCCGCGAGCCTGTTCGGCCGCGACAACCTCTCCGAGGTCACCGTGGTGTCCACGTGCAACCGCACCGAGGTGTATGCCGAGTCGCTCACCTTCCACGGCGCGGTCACCGACATCACCGATGCCCTCACCGAGGTCACCGGGGTGCCCCGCGACGAGCTGCGCGAGCACCTCTACGTCCACTACGAGGACCGCGCCATCGCGCACGCCTTCACCGTCGCCTGCGGGCTCGACTCGATGGCGGTCGGCGAGGCCCAGATCCTCGGGCAGATGCGGACCTCCCTTCGCGAGGCGCAGCGGGCAGGCCACGCCGGACCCTCCCTCAACACCCTCTTCCAGCAGGCGCTGCGCGTCGGCAAGCGTGCCCACACCGAGACCGGCATCGACGCCGTCAGCGTCTCGCTCGTCGAGGCGGGGCTGGCCCGCGCCGAGCGCGACCTCGGCTCGCTGTCCGGCCTTGACGTCCTGGTCGTCGGCGCCGGGGGCATGAGCTCGCTCGCCGCGACGACCGTGGCGCGTCGCGGCGCCCGGTCGCTGACGATCGTCAACCGCACCCTCTCCAAGGCGGTCCGCCTCGCCGAGCGCACCGGCGGCCGGGCCCGCCCGCTCGACGAGCTCCACCGCGCGCTGGCCGGCGCCGACGTCGTCATCTCCTGCACCGGGTCGACCGGGGTGGTCGTGGACCTCGCCGGCGCCGCCGACGCCCAGGTGCTGCGCGCCGGCCGCCCGCAGGCCTACGTCGACCTCGCCCTGCCGCACGACGTGGCCCCCGAGGTGGACTCCCTCAACGGCGTCAGCCTCGCCGGCCTCGCCTCCCTGGGCGCAGACCTGTCCGGTGGTGCGACCTCCAGCGAGGTGCAGCAGGTCGCCGACCTCGTCATCGGCGAGGTCGCGTCCTACCTCACGTCGCGCGCCGCCGAGACCGTCGCCCCCACCGTCGCCGCGCTGCGCTCGCACGCCGCCGACGTCGTCGCCGGCGAGCTCTCCCGCCTCGAGCAGCGGCTGCCCGACCTCGACGACACCGAGCGGGCCGAGGTCCAGCTCGCCGTGCACCGCATCGTCGAGAAGCTGCTGCACACCCCGACGGTCCGCGTGAAGGAGCTCGCCGTGGGTGGCCACGGCGACGGGTACGCCCAGGCCCTGCGCGAGCTGTTCGACCTGCGTCCCGGCGAGGCCGCCACCGCGTCCGTGCCCCCGGAGCGGGGAGGTATGCCGTGA
- a CDS encoding glutaredoxin family protein, protein MPDHDPTETGRPPRVRLLGKPGCHLCDDARAVIARVAADLGVGWWEESVLDDPALMAEYGEQIPVTFVDGRQHDYWRVDEARLRAALRG, encoded by the coding sequence GTGCCCGACCACGACCCGACCGAGACCGGCAGGCCGCCTCGTGTGCGGCTCCTCGGGAAGCCCGGCTGCCACCTGTGCGACGACGCGCGTGCCGTGATCGCCCGTGTGGCAGCAGACCTCGGCGTCGGGTGGTGGGAGGAGTCGGTGCTCGACGACCCCGCCCTGATGGCGGAGTACGGCGAGCAGATCCCCGTGACCTTCGTGGACGGGCGCCAGCACGACTACTGGCGGGTCGACGAGGCGCGGCTCCGGGCGGCGCTGCGCGGTTGA
- a CDS encoding redox-sensing transcriptional repressor Rex yields MSADPSARRGIPDATVARLPEYLRALTGFAERGITSVSSEELAAAAGVRSAKLRKDLSHLGSYGVRGVGYEVDHLAYQISRELGLTQDWPVAIVGMGNLGHALAAYSGFATRGFRVVALLDQDTALHEQEIAGLPVQPMDALPSLVTDQGLAIGVIATPAASAQSVCDQLVGAGVRSILNFAPCVLVVPEGVDVRKVDLSTELQILAFHEQRKSLAAQGALDTVAKAVSR; encoded by the coding sequence TTGTCTGCCGACCCGAGCGCTCGTCGGGGCATCCCCGACGCCACGGTGGCACGGTTGCCGGAGTACCTGCGCGCCCTGACGGGCTTCGCCGAGCGAGGGATCACCTCGGTCTCCTCCGAGGAGCTGGCGGCTGCCGCGGGAGTCCGTAGCGCCAAGCTGCGCAAGGACCTGTCGCACCTCGGTTCCTACGGCGTCCGCGGTGTCGGCTACGAGGTCGACCACCTCGCCTACCAGATCTCCCGCGAGCTCGGCCTCACCCAGGACTGGCCCGTGGCCATCGTCGGCATGGGCAACCTCGGGCACGCGCTCGCCGCCTACAGCGGGTTCGCGACGCGCGGCTTCCGCGTCGTCGCCCTGCTGGACCAGGACACCGCCCTGCACGAGCAGGAGATCGCGGGCCTGCCGGTGCAGCCCATGGACGCGCTGCCCTCCCTCGTCACCGACCAGGGCCTGGCCATCGGCGTCATCGCGACGCCCGCGGCGTCGGCCCAGTCGGTCTGCGACCAGCTCGTCGGCGCCGGGGTGCGCTCCATCCTCAACTTCGCTCCGTGCGTCCTCGTCGTCCCCGAGGGCGTCGACGTCCGCAAGGTCGACCTCTCCACCGAGCTGCAGATCCTCGCCTTCCACGAGCAGCGCAAGTCGCTCGCCGCTCAGGGTGCGCTCGACACCGTCGCCAAGGCGGTGTCCCGATGA